From Treponema sp. OMZ 787:
TACTCGACTTCGAATTTGACACAACCCTGCAAACCTATTGGATGGTAATGTTTTTTACCTCTGTGGGCTACAATGCAGGGTTTTCGATTTTAAGAGACGGCGGGAAAAAAGTTTTTGTCTTTTTGGCTGTGGCTGTAGTTTTTGCAATTTTGCAAAATGTTGTAGCTCAAGGAGTTGCAAGGCTTATAAACTTTAATCCGATGCTCGCCGTCATGCTGGGTTCAACATCCTTTACGGGAGGCTTCGGTACAGCGGCCTCCTTTGCACCGATTGTTGACCCCGAAAGCACCCTGGGAGCCTTATCCCTCGCAGTAGCCGTTCCCACCTTCGGCTCTTTGATAAGCTCCATCTTAGGCGGCCCGGTCGGAGACCGCCTGATAAAAAAATACGGCTTACAGCCTTCAAATGCCAATGAAAGCGTAAGGATCGATGAATCGGGTAATATTATAAAAACAACAAAGGTTGTTAAAAAAATAGAAGCCGTTCATCCGAGCTTTATAAAAAGGCTTTTCTTTAACCCTACAAAAGGCAGGGAAGAAGCTCAAGAAGTCGTAACCGTTCAAGAAGAAGTTATCCACAAAGCCTCCGCAAAAGGTGAAGTCGATAACTCTACAACCAGTTCAGAAAAGCATCTTAGCAGTGAAAAACTGTTAATGTCATTTATGCTTTTAGTTCTGGCCTCAGGTTTTGGTCTCTTTGTTACCAATTATCTCAATTCTTTGTCGCCCAAATTTAAATTCCCCATTTATATCGGAGCGATGATTTGTGCTGCCGTTATCAGAAACATTGCAGATACTTCAAAAAAATTCAAGATTAATATGGATGAAATTGATGCACTCGGAAATATTTCTTTGAATATGTTTTTGGCTCTCGCCCTTGTTTCGTTAAAACTTTGGCAGCTTGTAAGTTTGGCTGTTCCTCTGATGATTATTTTAAGTGCTCAAATCGTTCTTCTGTATTTTTACACACGCTTTGTTACCTTTAAGGTTATGGGCGGAGATTACGATGCAGCGGTAATTACGGCGGGACACATCGGTTTCGGTTTTGCCGCAACCCCTAACGCCATGGCTAATATGGGCTCTATATGCGAAAAATACGGTTATTCAAAGATAGCCTTCTTTGTCGTTCCTATAGTCGGCTCCTTATTTATTGATTTTTTCAATATAATGATAATTGGTATTACCATAGGCTTGGCCGGATAGGTTTAAAGCTGCTTTTATAAAATCTTAAGATTTCTTAAAGCGTTTTAAAATTATGCCGGCGGTTCGGTCTTTTGTTATAAGCAAAAGACCGGCCCCAAGCCCCGCAAAAATAATAAAAGAAATAAAAAGCGGAACTCCCTGACCGATAATTTTTCCGAATGAAGCAAACGGAGAATAAATCTTATCCTTTAAAAAATAAAGCGGAATTGAAGCAATAATCGAAAAGGCAAATATTTTTGTTATAAATAAAAGAGTCGGAAAGATGAGTCTTTTTACATCCAGAGCCTTGTTCCTTTTTAAAAAGAATAAAAGAATAACCGTGTTTATAAATGAAGCTATTGTTAAAGCGAGGGCTACTCCGTTTCCGCCCATGGGGTCTACCAAGATAAGGGCAAGCAGGATATTTACGGCAAAGCAAATTATTCCTGCGATGGTCGGTGACTTTGAATCGCTTTGGGCATAAAAAGCCGGTGCGATGATTCTGTTTGCAGCGATTGCAAAAAGTCCGATTATGTGAAAGTTAAAAATTCCCAATGTTAATTTTACCGAAGTATCATCGAATTTATTGCTCTTATAAATGAGGATAATTAAATTTTCTCCCGACAAAAGAGAGAAAAAGGTTGCCGGTATTGTGATTAGGGCTATCACCTTTATTGCCTGCAATAATACTGTTTGAAAGGCTTCCCAATCTTTGCGTAAGGCCAGAGCCGACATTTCAGGGAGAATTACCGTGCCTATCGAAACTGCGAAGATTCCGAGTAATAGCTCTTGCAAGCGCAAAGAGTATTGTAAGCTCGAAGCTATTCCAAGCCCTGCCGAGGTTGCAAGCGAGGTGGAAACCAAGTCGTTTATCTGATAGGCTGCCATGCCGATTATGGTAGGGCCGATAAGGGCAAGCACTTTTTTTGTTCCCGGATTTGAAAGGGTTTTTGCAAGGCTTGTGAATTTAAAACTAAAGCCTGTTTTTAGAACAAAGGGAAGCTGAAAAACAGCCTGAACAAGACCGCCTGCAACAACACCGTAGGACATTGCAACAGCAGGATCTCCGAAGGGTTTTGCAAAAAGATATGTTGAACTTATGACGATTATGTTGAACAAAATAGGCGTAAAACCTGAGGGGGTAAAAATCTTTACTCCGTTTAAGATGCCTTGAAAAAATGCAGCAACCGAAATTAAAAATAAATACGGAAACATTATCCGCGTTAAAAAAACGGTAGAATCATAATCTGCGATATTCTCAAAAAAGATTTTTACTATCAGGGGAGAAAGCACAATGCCCAGTGTTACAACAACGGCAGTTGCAAAACTTACAAGGGTAAAAATAGAACTTAAAAACTCGTTTATTTCTGTCTTTGTGCTTTCGGATTCTTCCGCGTCCTTGTGTTTTTGAAGATAGGTATTAAAGGTCGGAATAAAAGCAACGGTTATACTGTTTTCGGCAAATAGCCTCCTAAATAGGTTGGGCAGCATAAAGGCTGTAGCAAAAGCATCCGCCAAGGGCCCCGTTCCCAAAAAATGAGACATCGTCATCTGGCGGACAAGACCTAAAATTCTTGACCCAAAAACCAAAAGAGAAAGTTTTGATCCGCTTTTTACGAGAGATTTGTTTTTATTTTCAACCTTATCCATAACAATTAAAGATTATACAGGCTTAGGGTGTGTAATGCAAGGGCGGTGGAAAGATAGGTTTTGTTATTCATTTTTAAAGTGTTCATTTATTATTTTTTGTAAGTTAATTACCGATTCAATATCTCCTTCCAAAAAAAATTTAAAAGAGTTTTCTGTTGACACAAAATAAAATCGGCATTTACTTGCTTTCTCAATATTTTCATTTATTTTTTTCATTAATTCTTTTAGTTTAAAATCTTTGCTATATGGATAGCATAAAACTGAAAAGATTTCAGGCTTTTCAATGGAATCTTTTTTTAAAAATTCTTCTAATCTCCTTTTTTCATCAGTATTTTTTTTATCGAGAAAACTTTTATCCGAAAAAAGCGGTTCAAGGTCTTTTTCGGTAAAACGCCATTGAGAGCCTATTTTTTTCCTGTAAGTTTTCCTCCTTTTAACAAAAGCATCAGCTCCAATATCGATATGATAAGAAAAACTCTTTTTAAATTCATCTCAACGGTTTTGCCCAAAAACTTAGCCGAAAAGGTGCTACAACGCTGTCATGGCCGACACAAGGGCTAAAGCAGCCATAGACATAAAAAACGCTTATAGTCTTTATTCATAATAAATGATTTTTGTAGACTGTCAATATTATTTTCGTGAATTTTACGGAAACGATTGTTTCATATAGTCTAGTGTTTGAGGGCATAAAAAACTAAGGTTGTAGTAGCCTATTTCATGTTCTATTAAACGATTTTCTTATAGTATCATTGGATTTTTAAATAGTTCCGCCATTTTTGAATGTTGACTTGCAAGTGTTTCGTAGTCGACGAAATTTACAAGAGGTTTTATTGGTCTGTAAATTGACCGACTAATTTTGTCATCAAATTCATTCTTGCGTTTCTTGTCCGCAACAATGCAAAATCTTGCTCTGAAATCTTGCAGTTCAAAAAATTTATTCAAAGAATTAATTATGTTTGTAGAATGCTCAACTTCATAGAATGCAGTCGGCATTTCACGCTCATTGAACCATATTGTATCAATTGTTTTAGCTCTGTTTGTAATTTTTGGATATGTAAATTCAGGAATATCAGTCATTGTTGATACTTGGCCAAGTTTCTTATCAAGAAATAATTTATTTTTATCTTGTGCAGGAACATATGTTTTCAGATTTTTCATGTTTCCAATATCTACAATCAAACCTTGATAATATGAGTGCGTAAAAGTTTCAATCTGGTCTTTTTTATTTTCCTTGATTTGAAATTTTTTCAAAACTGACTCACGATAATTAGCTAGTGCCCAAAGTCCCGACTGAATTTTAAAAAACTCATCGCGTCTTTGTAAATAGCAACGGATACTTTCAAACGGTGTTTTTGTTTTCCAAGTGTGTGTATCAACATTTTGATTGAGATAAGCAAGCGTTGCATATCCTCCATTTTTTTGCATTGTTTCGATTATATCATCAACTTGTGTATGCTTTTTTGCCATATTCAAAACCACCCAATAAAATTTATACTACCCTATGACTGATAATTACCAAATTCCCCTCCATCGACAAGTCCATATTTCTATGCTATAATACCCGATAGAGTAAGCTGTGCTGCATGATAAAAAGATTTTGTTTGTACGGGTTTTTAAAAAATAGCAAGATCGGATCTATCTAATATTTTCCATACCATATTGTTTGCTACTGCAATATACTCTTCATCATCTGGAACTTCCTAAAATTTTTTGTTATAATATCGGTCATGCAAATAAGCCTAGAAAATATAAAGAATAAAAAAGTAACCGTTATGGGCTTGGGGCTCAACGGCGGCGGGGTTGCGACTGCCCAATTTTTTGCCCGGTACGGAGCCGAGGTTACCGTAACCGATTTAAAAACTTCGGAAGAACTGCGGCCCTCAATCGAAAAATTATCCTCCTTTACAAATATAAGATTTGTACTCGGAGAACACAGAATAGAAGATTTTAAAGAGGCCGATCTTGTTATCAAAAACCCCGGAGTAAAACTTGAAGGAAATATTTTTTTGGAAACCGCAAAACAAATAGAATCGGATCTTTCCGTTTTTCTCGCTCTTTCAAAGGCTCCGATTTTAGCGGTAACCGGAAGCAAGGGAAAGTCTTCAACGGTAAGCGCCCTTTATTACGGGCTTAAAAAATTAGGGTACAATGCTTTTTTGGGCGGGAACATTACGGTCAGCCCCTTGAGTTTTTTTGAAGAAACTTCGCAGAATACTCCCGTGGTGCTTGAGCTTTCCAGCTGGCAGCTTGCCGATTTAAAAACCAAGGGTCTTCTTAAACCAAAGGCTGCGATTATTACGCCCATAATGCCCGATCACTTAAATTGGTACGGCACAATGGAAAAATATGTTGCCGACAAAAAAATCATCTATGAAAATATGGATGAAGCGGATTATCTAATCTGCAACTTTGATGACGGCTGGGGTAAAATTTTTGCAGAAGAAACAAGGGCAAATGTTTTTTGGTATAGCGAGAAAAAATTGCCTAAAGAATGCCGGGGCGTTTTTTTTAATAACCGGCAAGAAGGAATTTGCAATTTAAATAATGAAGAAAGGCTATTACTTTCAAAAGATGCAAAAGTTCCCGGGCTTAAACTTAAACAAAATGTCTTGAATGCAGGTCTCGCTCTTTTGCTTTACCAAAAATTTCATCAGGCAGAAAATTTAAAAGAAAAGAAAAACAAAGATCAAGCTGAGATTATCCGTAAATTTATGGACGAGTATTCGGGAATTGAGCATCGCTTGGAATTCTTTTATGAAAAAAACGGAATAAAATTTTATAACGATACAGCGGCAACAATTCCTGAGGCTTCTGCCGCTGCCATAGAAGCCTTTGATAAACCGCCGATCCTAATTTGCGGCGGAACAAATAAAAATTTAAATTTTATTCCGCTTGCCGAAAAGGCAAAGCTGACTAAAAGCATCTATCTTCTTGCAGGCTCAGGAACGGATCTTTTAATTCCTCTTCTTAAAGAAAACTCGATTGAATATAGAGGCCCCTTTGACAGTTTGGATTCTCTTTTGCTTTCATTAAAAGAAAATTTAGAAGCGGACGATATTGTAACCCTATCACCGGGAGCGGCCTCCTTCGGTATGTTCAAAAACGAATTCGACCGCGGCAATAAATTTAAAGAAAAGGTAAAAGAAATATTTTGCTGATGCAAATTAAATAGCTCTAATCTCCTTTTCAATTCTATCGATAATACTCTCCCAAGAATGTTTTTTTATTTCTTCTGCAAGGGGAGAATAAAAATCTTTTTGAGATTTTAGCCTTTCCATTTGAAGCATTATTTTTTCGGCAAGGGCTTCGACAAAGGCGGGTTTATCTTCTTCATAGACCTTGTCCACATCGTAGATTCTTGGAAGTTTTACAAATTCGATAAGGCCGCTTGTGTTGATCTTTTCGCCGAGGAGGTTTATTAAACCTTCTATTTCTGTTGTTACGGCAAAAAGACCGCAGGCTAAGGCTTCAACGGCAACAAGGCCCAAAGCCTCATAGTACGACGGCAAAATAAAAATATCGTTTTGCTTTAAAATTTTGCACATACAGATTTGAGATGAAGCATTTTCTATTTTTAAGTTTTCGATGCATCCGGCATTTTTTAAAAGAGCTGCTTTTTGTTCTTCGCTTGCATTTCCGACTAAAGTTAATTCCGTATTTGGATATTTTTTTAAAATAAGCGGAAGTGTTTTTGCAAGTTCAAAAACACCCTTTGAATCGGATATTTTTCCTGCATAGCATAGCCTGAATGTTCCATCAAAGACATGCCTATCCTTATCGTTAAAAATGTCGGGATTAAAGCCTCCTCCCGCCAATTTAATTTTTTCAAGGTTTGCCGAAAAAATATTTTTCACTTCAGAAATATCCTTAGGGCTTACCGTAAAATATAAATCGAGCTTATCCAAATTTTGTATATATCTTTCTTTTATCCAAGGATTTTGTTTAATCTGCCTTATATCCGTACCGTGGCTTATGCCGATTATTTTTTTGTCTGGAAATATTTTTTTTACCAAAGAGGTTAAGATAAAAAGATGATGGCTTATAATGACATCAGGATTAAATTCTTCTCTTATGCGGAGAAGATTTTTTTCAAAACCCGAAATCCATTTTTGATACATCTCATCGCTCATTTCGGAATAAACTGTTGAGGTATAGGGCATTATGTCACTCATGCCTGCAATCGGAAAGGGAAGGTCTTCATTAAAAGTTTTTTCTTGCTTATAATCGGATAAAAATTTAACAGGGTATTCTTTTACTCTTCCTTGTAAATTGTCCGGCAAAGATTCATTAAAAGTTTTTTCGGCAAAGGGAAGTTGTGTTCCGTAAAGAACGGCATTTTCATGTCCTTTTTTTATCATTCCTTCGACGAGGGTGCTAAAATAAACCCCGCTTCCTGTTTTCATCGGTAATTGCGCAAGACAGTGAAGTATCTTCAATTTAAATTCTCCTTAATATAACTGATGTAAACTCTTTCATCTTTTTGATAGTTACAATCGTTATTTAAAACAAAAGCCTTTAATTCTTCTTTTTCAGTTTTAAGAAAAAGTTCCAGTATCTCACCCTTAAAAATAATATTTGTTATTTCGGCTGTTTGAAAGCCGGCAGAGTCTTCATCTTCCGGTAAGGATTTAAATACCCTTATTTTTTCGGGCCTGATATATGAGTTTTCTATTCTATTGTTTGCACCGATAAAGTCAAGAGCAAATTCATTTGCAGGTTTATTATAAAGAGCTTCGGCTGTTCCTTCCTGAATAATTTCTCCATTGTTCATCAAAATAATTTTGTCGGCAATTTCAAAAGCCTCGCTTTGATCATGGGTAACAAAAATTGTGGTGATGTTAAATTCTTTTTGAATTTGTTTTATCTCTTTACGCATATTGATTCTTAATTTTGCATCCAAATTGCTCAAGGGCTCATCCAATAAAAGAAGTTTGGGTTTTATAATCAAGCTACGAGCAAGGGCTACCCTCTGCTGCTCTCCGCCGGAAAGTTCGCTTATATGTTTTTTTTCATAACCCGATAAGCCCATTGTTTTTATCATCTTCATTCCGGCTTCTATACGCTCACTCTTAGTCATTTTTTTAAATTTTAAACCGTAAATAATATTCGATAAAACATTCATGTGAGGAAAAAGTCCGTAAGATTGAAATACTGTAGAAACATTTCGATTTTCAGGCAGTTCATTTGTAATTTCTTTACCGTCAAGAATTATTTTTCCGCTATCCGGTTTTAAAAAGCCTCCTATCGATTTTAGCACCGTACTTTTTCCGCAGCCGGAAGGACCTAAAAGACAGAGGAGTTTTCCTTTTTCAAGATTGAAGCTGATATTTTTTACTGCATTTTTTTCTTTATATGTTTTTGTTAAGTTTTTCAATTCAAGATACATAAAACCTCCGTTTGTTTTAAAAATTATTTTTTCTTTAAAACTAAAAAGTAAATTAAATTTACAATTAAACAAATTATAATTATAAGCAAGGCAATGACGGAACCTATTTCGTAATACCCGCTTTGAATTACATCGAACATAACAAGGGTTAAAACTTTTTGACTCGGATATACCAAAAAAATAATTGAACCTATTGTTGTCATAGTCGTTGTAAATCCGTTTATAAAAGAAACTCCAAGTGCATTTTTGCTTAACGGAATAACTGCATCGGTAATCTCGTTTATTCTTTTACCGCCTAAATCTCTGATCGAATTTAGGGTGTCGATGTTTATTTCTTCCATTGCAGCATTTCCTATCTTGGTAGAAAATGGGAGCTGCTTAAATAAAATGTTTAAGACAACTATTGCTGCTGTTCCTGTAAGCATTAACGGCTTTGAATTAAAGGCCAATAAATAACCGAGTCCAAAAAATGTTCCCGGAATTATATAGGGAAGAGTTGCCGCAAAATCTACTGCCTGCATTATTTTTATTTTTCTTATTTGTTTATAATAAGCGATAAGCAAGCCTATTATGCTTCCTCCGCCTGCTGCAATAAGACTGTAAACAATGCTTCTTATTACCGTGCTTGTAATATGTGCTCTTGTTTCTAAAATGTTTGAAAAGGTAAAAATCATCTTGCCTTTTTTCATCTTTGTAAATGCAGATAATATAATAGAAGAATATTGAATGCTTATCCACAATAAAAAGAAAACGGCAATTATGCTTATAAGATAAAAAAGAGTTCCCTGTCTTTTTATTTCAATTTCCGATGAAGCCGTACCGTGCGACGATATGGAAATATTTTTAAAACTTTTTTGATAAAGAATAAAAATAATAATTGCCGGAATTAAAAGAAGAACATTTATTGCGGAGGCCTTTCCTAGGTTTCCTTGAGCTATTACCGCAAAATAGCTTTCTGTTGCAAGCACATTAAAAGAGCCGCCTATAATTGCAGGCGTTCCAAAATCAGATAAGCTTCTCAAAAAAGTTAAGAGCATAACCGATTTAATTGCCGGAAAAAGAAAGGGGAGCATTATATCAATAATCAAACGGTTTGTATTTGCTCCAAGATTGCGAGCACTATCTAATTGAGATCTGTCCAAATTATTTAAAAATCCGATTAAGATTAAAGCCGCTAACGAAAAATTGCTCAATGACTGCATGAGCACGATGCCTGTAATTCCGTAAGGGCTTTTTGAAATACCTAAAAGATAATAAGAAACAAGACCCCTTCTTCCAAAGAGGTTTATATAACTTAGGGCAGTTACAAAGGGCGGACTTATCATCGTTACGGCTAAAATCAAGAATATAAGGCCTTTTATTTTTTTAGGCATCAAATAGGAAAATAAGGCCGTGGTTATTCCTGCAATTGCAGTTAGGATCGTCGTATAAAAGCCAACCGATAAAGAATTTTTTAATAAGTGAAGATGATTTTTAAAAACATCTTCAAAAAGTTCAAAACTAAGATTTCCGTTTATAACAAGGCTTTGTTTAAATACATAAAAAAAAGGCAGGGCTATAAATATAAAAATACCTGAAATTAAGCTTAGTATGAGGATATAGTCTATAATTCTGTTGTAATTGTTTTTCATCTGCTGCTGTTTCATTAAATTGAATTATAATTGTATATTATTTTTAATAAATTTACTAGTGTATGATATAGAATAAATTTTAAGTGATTGATATAAGAAAACCGTTTTACTCTGACTTGACAGATTTTAGTTTTTGAATTAACATAAATGTATGCTTAGGCGATTTTTAGCTTATTTTCAATTTTATTTTTCTCGAAATTTAAATTTACTTATTAAAAATTCGGAGAAAAATGTTAGCTTAGGATTACCCCCCCCCCCCATTTTCTCTATTAACTATAATATCTCTAACGAATAAATTTTTACATAATTATTTTTCTCATAAAAATAATTATATTTATAAAATTAAATCGCAAGAAAGAAGGATTAATATGAAACAAAAAAAATCGGTTTCAATGGTTGCCGCATTAGTTTTGATAATTGGTGCAGCGGTGGTGATGAGCGGATGTTCAGGTACTAACAATAAGATAGAAAATGCATTAGCAGGTATATCTTATGCCGGAACCTATGGCGGTGAGGGTGAAAATAATTCCGGTGTTGGATATTGGGAATTCACAGTCAGTGCTTCAGGAAATTTTACAGGATGGTTTGAAATATTATCTGGCGCAAGATCGGAATGCAGTGGTAGTGTAAAAGCTGATGGAAGTTTTACAGGGAATGGACAAACGACGATACTAAAACAACCGTTTACCATTACAGGAAAGATAGCAAGTGATAATAAGGTAACCGGTAAGATAGCGGTACAGGGACTAAATACAGTATCGTTTTCAGGAAGTAAAAAATAAGAGAAGTTACTATGAATAAAAAAATATTAATATTTATTTTGATTCTGTTATTTGTATGGAGATTGGAAGCGGAAGAGTTAAAGTTTTATTCCTTTAAAGATAGAGGGTATAGCGGTTATGCAATTGCCAGTTATATGGCTTATATGCCGCCGCTTGATGTAGTAGAAAAATTAGCTGAGCGTAATGAAGAATATTATAAAGAACAAAATGCTTTTATACGGTACAATAGGGGAAAACTTTCCAAACAAGAAAGCTTTTTACTTTGGTCAGCTTTAAATGAATATAACTACAAGGATGGCGAAATGTATGTAGTAGTCATAAAACAGAAGAATGAATACTTACAGCTTTTTGTAATTATAATGGATGAGGTTAATTATGGATGTCATATCTGTGGAGGAATTTATACAACAAAACTATAATATGTGGAGGTCTTATATGAATTTAAAAAAAATCATGTGTTCGATATTTTTAATTCTATTTAGCATTTCTCTTTTTGCCGAACAAAACTGGTGGGAAGAAGAAGATTTTTCTTATACTAACGAGCAGACTAAGTATGAGCAAATATTTTCTACGCGGAATGATAAGAAAATTACGGAAGCTAAAATCATTGCGTTAATGAAAGAAAAAATGAATACCTATCTTAAAAATTCATCTCATTGTGCGTATGAATGGATGATATATGATGAATCATATAAACAGCAAAACAAATGGGAGCTGCGGATAATGAAACTCTCTAAACCGAATTTTACAGGCTATGATATATGGTTTTATTTTTCTAACGGAGTATTTTTATTAAGGTTTGCCGATGACCGATTTTTATCTACCGTATTTGAAATCGGTGCTGGTGCAAAACCGATAAATACGGATACGGAAGACAATATAGTAAATGCCTTATTGGACTGTCAATTGTCATCAAGAAAAATGTGGATAAAACACGGATTAAAACCGAAAGGATTTTTTCCGATGAAATTTATAGTAGAGTGAACTATTCATAGTAATTGGTCTATAAGATAAATTATTTACAAGGAGATAAACTATGGGTAAAAAAATAGGTTTAATTGCTTGCAGCAGTACTAAATTAGGGGAAGACAATCCTGCCGAGAGGTATTTGGCGAAAGAGATATATAAAGGACACACCTTTATACTGTCAAAAGAAGAAGGATTAAAAAAATACAAGTGTGAAGAATGGTATATCCTATCCGGAAAATACGGTCTATTAGATAAAGATGATCGTATTCCATATTATGATTTTTATTTGGGAAAACAATCGGCAGAGTATAAAAAGAAATGGGCGGAAGATGTGTTGAATAAATTAAGATCAAAGTATGATTTAAAAAATGATGTATTCTATATTTTTGGCGGTAAAACATACTATGAGTACTTAATACTGCATTTAAATTGTGTAGTTTTTGCCTATAAAAATAGTAATTGTATTGACTTGAACAAGACAACCGAGTATAAAAATGGAGACTCTGATGATAGTAAAAGCAATAGAGTTAAGAAATAAAGAAAATTTACAAAAGATAAAAAAAATGCCGGGATATTATAAATGGTGGGCAAAGAGAACTGAATTAGATATTATTTTAAACGAACTTAATGTTAATTTTGATGATGTAAAATCCTCAATCGAAACAAAATTGGATATGTTTTGCATATATGTAGGTATTGCTGCAAAGGAATCTATTGGAGAAAGATTGAATTGGCATGTTAATGATAAGCACACGACCACCAGTGTAAAATATGGAACATTATCTACACTTCGACAAAGTATCGCAAGTATAGTTGCCCATGATCAATATAATAAAAAAGCTACAGATGATTTTATCGATAAATTGTAC
This genomic window contains:
- a CDS encoding sodium/glutamate symporter; its protein translation is MVIRMNMYQSLGFAIAWLLVGRFIKAKFEFFQKYCIPAPIVGGFLFALISLALHAAKVLDFEFDTTLQTYWMVMFFTSVGYNAGFSILRDGGKKVFVFLAVAVVFAILQNVVAQGVARLINFNPMLAVMLGSTSFTGGFGTAASFAPIVDPESTLGALSLAVAVPTFGSLISSILGGPVGDRLIKKYGLQPSNANESVRIDESGNIIKTTKVVKKIEAVHPSFIKRLFFNPTKGREEAQEVVTVQEEVIHKASAKGEVDNSTTSSEKHLSSEKLLMSFMLLVLASGFGLFVTNYLNSLSPKFKFPIYIGAMICAAVIRNIADTSKKFKINMDEIDALGNISLNMFLALALVSLKLWQLVSLAVPLMIILSAQIVLLYFYTRFVTFKVMGGDYDAAVITAGHIGFGFAATPNAMANMGSICEKYGYSKIAFFVVPIVGSLFIDFFNIMIIGITIGLAG
- the murJ gene encoding murein biosynthesis integral membrane protein MurJ, producing the protein MDKVENKNKSLVKSGSKLSLLVFGSRILGLVRQMTMSHFLGTGPLADAFATAFMLPNLFRRLFAENSITVAFIPTFNTYLQKHKDAEESESTKTEINEFLSSIFTLVSFATAVVVTLGIVLSPLIVKIFFENIADYDSTVFLTRIMFPYLFLISVAAFFQGILNGVKIFTPSGFTPILFNIIVISSTYLFAKPFGDPAVAMSYGVVAGGLVQAVFQLPFVLKTGFSFKFTSLAKTLSNPGTKKVLALIGPTIIGMAAYQINDLVSTSLATSAGLGIASSLQYSLRLQELLLGIFAVSIGTVILPEMSALALRKDWEAFQTVLLQAIKVIALITIPATFFSLLSGENLIILIYKSNKFDDTSVKLTLGIFNFHIIGLFAIAANRIIAPAFYAQSDSKSPTIAGIICFAVNILLALILVDPMGGNGVALALTIASFINTVILLFFLKRNKALDVKRLIFPTLLFITKIFAFSIIASIPLYFLKDKIYSPFASFGKIIGQGVPLFISFIIFAGLGAGLLLITKDRTAGIILKRFKKS
- the murD gene encoding UDP-N-acetylmuramoyl-L-alanine--D-glutamate ligase; translation: MQISLENIKNKKVTVMGLGLNGGGVATAQFFARYGAEVTVTDLKTSEELRPSIEKLSSFTNIRFVLGEHRIEDFKEADLVIKNPGVKLEGNIFLETAKQIESDLSVFLALSKAPILAVTGSKGKSSTVSALYYGLKKLGYNAFLGGNITVSPLSFFEETSQNTPVVLELSSWQLADLKTKGLLKPKAAIITPIMPDHLNWYGTMEKYVADKKIIYENMDEADYLICNFDDGWGKIFAEETRANVFWYSEKKLPKECRGVFFNNRQEGICNLNNEERLLLSKDAKVPGLKLKQNVLNAGLALLLYQKFHQAENLKEKKNKDQAEIIRKFMDEYSGIEHRLEFFYEKNGIKFYNDTAATIPEASAAAIEAFDKPPILICGGTNKNLNFIPLAEKAKLTKSIYLLAGSGTDLLIPLLKENSIEYRGPFDSLDSLLLSLKENLEADDIVTLSPGAASFGMFKNEFDRGNKFKEKVKEIFC
- a CDS encoding glycosyltransferase family 4 protein; this encodes MKILHCLAQLPMKTGSGVYFSTLVEGMIKKGHENAVLYGTQLPFAEKTFNESLPDNLQGRVKEYPVKFLSDYKQEKTFNEDLPFPIAGMSDIMPYTSTVYSEMSDEMYQKWISGFEKNLLRIREEFNPDVIISHHLFILTSLVKKIFPDKKIIGISHGTDIRQIKQNPWIKERYIQNLDKLDLYFTVSPKDISEVKNIFSANLEKIKLAGGGFNPDIFNDKDRHVFDGTFRLCYAGKISDSKGVFELAKTLPLILKKYPNTELTLVGNASEEQKAALLKNAGCIENLKIENASSQICMCKILKQNDIFILPSYYEALGLVAVEALACGLFAVTTEIEGLINLLGEKINTSGLIEFVKLPRIYDVDKVYEEDKPAFVEALAEKIMLQMERLKSQKDFYSPLAEEIKKHSWESIIDRIEKEIRAI
- a CDS encoding ABC transporter ATP-binding protein, producing the protein MYLELKNLTKTYKEKNAVKNISFNLEKGKLLCLLGPSGCGKSTVLKSIGGFLKPDSGKIILDGKEITNELPENRNVSTVFQSYGLFPHMNVLSNIIYGLKFKKMTKSERIEAGMKMIKTMGLSGYEKKHISELSGGEQQRVALARSLIIKPKLLLLDEPLSNLDAKLRINMRKEIKQIQKEFNITTIFVTHDQSEAFEIADKIILMNNGEIIQEGTAEALYNKPANEFALDFIGANNRIENSYIRPEKIRVFKSLPEDEDSAGFQTAEITNIIFKGEILELFLKTEKEELKAFVLNNDCNYQKDERVYISYIKENLN
- a CDS encoding iron ABC transporter permease gives rise to the protein MKQQQMKNNYNRIIDYILILSLISGIFIFIALPFFYVFKQSLVINGNLSFELFEDVFKNHLHLLKNSLSVGFYTTILTAIAGITTALFSYLMPKKIKGLIFLILAVTMISPPFVTALSYINLFGRRGLVSYYLLGISKSPYGITGIVLMQSLSNFSLAALILIGFLNNLDRSQLDSARNLGANTNRLIIDIMLPFLFPAIKSVMLLTFLRSLSDFGTPAIIGGSFNVLATESYFAVIAQGNLGKASAINVLLLIPAIIIFILYQKSFKNISISSHGTASSEIEIKRQGTLFYLISIIAVFFLLWISIQYSSIILSAFTKMKKGKMIFTFSNILETRAHITSTVIRSIVYSLIAAGGGSIIGLLIAYYKQIRKIKIMQAVDFAATLPYIIPGTFFGLGYLLAFNSKPLMLTGTAAIVVLNILFKQLPFSTKIGNAAMEEINIDTLNSIRDLGGKRINEITDAVIPLSKNALGVSFINGFTTTMTTIGSIIFLVYPSQKVLTLVMFDVIQSGYYEIGSVIALLIIIICLIVNLIYFLVLKKK
- a CDS encoding DUF6884 domain-containing protein, which translates into the protein MGKKIGLIACSSTKLGEDNPAERYLAKEIYKGHTFILSKEEGLKKYKCEEWYILSGKYGLLDKDDRIPYYDFYLGKQSAEYKKKWAEDVLNKLRSKYDLKNDVFYIFGGKTYYEYLILHLNCVVFAYKNSNCIDLNKTTEYKNGDSDDSKSNRVKK